GGAATTTACTTTTAACAGACTGTatcgaaattttttttaaatagaaatgATCATTGCGTTGTTTTCACGcccaaaaaagcgtgatgcacgtgcagaattattgttttgctaatctcAGGGTGTGTTCCATTGGGATGACACGGATCAGGATCAGAGTTCCGAGATCACTCTATCCAACTTTTCCTTGACTCGAAGTGAAATTcgctgacttttccctgaccttgaagaaatttttttctccCTGACCATTTCCTGACCTGTAGCAACCGTGATGTGAGGGAACTAAAAATATCAGTGATTGCATAAAATGAAGATCGAATTGAAACACGGCGATATTTACCAGTTGGAAATCCCtcaattttaaatctttttcctAAATCTCGCTCCTTGGTAGCATCCACTGCAGCCAGCACACCTGAAATCtaacaaaaacatcaacaagAATGAGTCAGCCTTCACAACATTTGATGACTAATCACTTTGAAATGATAATGCTTTTGGCCACTTTTATGCTAGAGACGCATTTAACGGCTGAGACGTTTTAAAGTCGTCAAGGTAAAAACGGGATGCATGAAAGTAAGCAACATTAAACAAAGAACAgagttttctgaaaaaaaaaaaagacaaaacactaACTCTTCCCGGTCTTTTCTGATTGAGTTGGCCATAAATGCGTTCCAGTATACTGCGTCCCGTTTTATACTGGACGAATTTAACGACTGAGACGTAAAAAGGAGTCTGTCttatttaccatttttataAAAGATGTTTAAGTCATCCCTAAGATGACTGGAAAGTCTCAGTcgacttctcaaactcattaataattcataaagaaaaaccaaagaaagtTAACGTTTAAGAAGTgcttggaaatcagatgaaaaactgctaatttttgcatccttaattcaTCCTTCTCAAATCATtatgtttgagaagtaatatcaagaattcgacacagtgtttcatcaccagatgaaacacttcgaagttcgtcaaaaatactccgctgcgcgtcgtattttcaactctcttcaaAAGAATAGGGAGACCTTGTGACTGATGACTGAATAGCACTGCGCCACTCAACAAGGTAAGTAGAaaccagtggcagatccaggggaggggcccggggcccgactcccccccccgcccttatttttagaccaaactgaggcccgaagggccgaaaaccttatctaagggtctgtaAGACCGGGGCCACCCTTATgtcaaggtctggatctggcacTCGAAACAACAGAACACGACCcgatcaaaatggcggacaagtAACAACAAGAACAACGTCCACAGAGCAAAAGAGTCTGGGTAAAGACAGAGTCCGCTTGCCTAAGTGCGCGCGGCTCACTAGTCAATACAATAAAGTAATGCATCAAATAATGCCTAACGGCGCTGAACCCAGGGGGAAGTAGTAACTACGCAGGGCCattctcagtcattctgtatgAAAGCCGCTCAGTCCTATAGCTTATGAAGCTTTGCAAGAGACCTGTTCATCCTTAAGAGTCTTGGCAGCATCAGTGTATTCAGGCTTCATAGCCTTACAGTGGCCACACCCTAAAAGTAAAAAAGAGGAGTCAGACTAAGTCGTCCATGAATGACCATCACAAGATTTCAAGTGCAACTATGATTAGACATTGAAACCAAAAACCAATGAAAGTAAATCTGGAATTATATAATAATGGCAACTTGCAGCTTTGGCAACTGCAGTCAGAGTCATTACTAGCATTCCACGAGAGTCAGACACTTCTTTTAACCCAGACATAGTACCATAATGTTTTTGTATTGACATTATTAACGGTATGTATTTTTGTAGAACATCACTAGGAACTTACAGCAAACATAGAACATGCAAAGACATTTAAATCACATTTTTACTTACATGGATCATAGAGCATGAATCAACAGTATCTTGTACAAAGATAAATGGGACATACTGACCACCCCTCTTCACGACACATCAAATCAAGGAGAAGAAAGAAGCTTCTTTTGTTCTTAATGCCACATCCTTGATTGTGGTGTGAAGAGGGCTTCTCTTCTCctttttattctgtccaagatgGTTGGTAAACTTTTGTAACGCATACAATATGCAGCATGCGAACTCTACGATCAAAGGGTACTTACATGGAGCATAAAACATGACCAACACAGAGGGATTGTTGGCAACAAAATCATCAAAAGTACTGTCTGACAGATGCACAACATCACTGGGAACATCACTCCATTCTTCTTCttttgggggaggggtggcAGGAGCAGGACTACATCGAGACACAAAAAGAACGATAATTACTACATCCTGGACGAAGGTCCTTGGAACAGTGATTCAGTACACATGAATCTTTACAGTTCTCTTTTTCCCACCCTATACAATGTTAAATCTTTGGAAAACCTTTGGATATACACAGGTcaaacattgtttgtgggggcTGCCAATTTCCCATCTGATTTGGTAATCATTTTCTCTGGTAGGTGAACAGTCTTAATTTAGGAATTAAACAGTCTGGCTAACTGGTAGTGATTTGCTCTGTTTCTAATGCATAAACTTTACACATACAAACTACGGTAATCAGTGAGATAAAGAATCCTATTCTGTATGAAGCCACTGCAACACAGGTACCTACTAAATGTTCACAGGAAAAATATCAAACTTACTTTCTCATCCACTCCACAAGAGAGTCTTTATCATGTTTTCCCCCATAACGGTACTTTTCTTCACCATTTCTTAAGACAAAATTAATGTGCATTTAGAATATTGAAACACACACAATACCAAATGAGATTGCATACTATAAAcattgctttaaaaatattgattacactggagaattttcttttccaACAGTCAGAGTTTAATCAGTTTATCTGAAAAATGACTTTAAAATAGCAAGTTGCCTTACTCAAAATAAATAAGAGTTGGAAAACCAGTGATGTTGTATTTCTCCCTTACAGTATATCCTTCATATGTGTCCACATCCATCCCTGCCATAATCTACAAGACGCAGACAagaattttgttaaagaaaCTCTACTGGAGCAAAAACTTGCTTGAATTATCTAAATGTAACCATGAAAGACCCTGAGGTGGGTCATTGTTTTGTAACTCCAAACTTGACTACTAACTAGTTAGCCCAACTGATTCAGTACCAGCTAAGCTTGAGTAGTAGGACTGAGCTCAactcagggctgtcactaagttTTCAGGTAggcaggtaaatacaacaagtaggcggggaatcagacagctaggaatttcttttggttctacttttgttctattttcctatgaacgTAACAGGGGGCCATGTTCttagtagccaggggaaatccccggcccctgCCTCTTGATGTCAGCCCTGTCAACTCCTGTTGAGATCAATCCTTCCTGGCGGAGGAACTTTAGGAATGTTTGGttggggatgtgccactgggacCCCAGAACCATTAGCCTATACCAGGCCTGGTTTGGCTGAATTTTGCCACCCTATACTAACTCTCAAAATCTTCCCCTATCCTGGAGTCGCTATTTTGCAGCAATAACTGAAGTCAACGTTTTCTTTGCAATTAAACTGCGTTATGAGTAAATTTAGATTTGCCAATTTtacagtgtattttattttttgagtgtCAGTTCCTGGTGTCTCTAGTGTAGACTATAACCTTTAatcaactgatcagtttccagGAAAATGTTACTCCATTCTGGACCCAAACTCGCTGATTTCTTTAACCTATCCCGCACTaaattgcttgaaaaccatacccttcacagagGCAAATACCCACACATCCTGTATATAGAGGTACCCCTGGCAAGCCTTATAGTAATTTTCCACTCATTTAAGATCAAGAAGGCAATAttgaaatataattattttaaaaacatactGCTTCTCCTTTCAGTTCAGTTGCTGCCAAAGCATATTCTGGTTTCAGCTTCTTACAGTAGCCACACCCtatagattttaaaaataatattaatatttaaaagaTTCTGAAActgcagttttttaaaaattactacAACTGGACAATGCATTAATTTGACTTTATGTAGAGCTGGTTAAATGCTGAGAAATGCTGGGTGCTTTTGCAAATCAAAACCTGGGAACCTACATGTATCATGTACTTTCACAATTAATGAAATAGTTTCTGTTCAAGATGGTCCCTATTTACTTTGTGAATCAAATACTCGCAGATACAAAAAATCAGCCTCAGTTGTTACAGAGATGTCAGTATTGTGGAGAAAGGTCTGTGTAGAGTTTTACAATGTATCTTTGGCAGAAAGGTAAACATTTGCTGAGAGAGATGCATGTATTATACTATATGGGATGGTGGCTATAGGCTCAGAGACTTGCTGGCTGTTCTCCATTCAAATGAAGTGCACAGGCAATTGAGTACAATGTACTTAGGTGCCATGGTACTGCTTAAAATGACTGGTGTTGGAAGCACacagaaagaaaggaaaacactACTTATTGATTAATTTGTATCCTTCAAAGTTTTACTTACATGGGGCATAAAACATAACCATTACAGGTCTCTTCTCTTTTCTTGTCAGCTTTTCAAAGTCCTGTTGAAAGTACACAGACTATAATATCAAGGTTTATTTTCCTTATCattatacaacaacaacaaattagtGCACggaagttttgttttcttgatatAGTTAGAAAAATAAGTTTACATCACAGAAGCAAAGTTAAACTTAAGAAGGGCCTTTAACTGTAAACTACACCCTATGATTTTTCTCTGCTTTTTAAAGCTGGGCAGTTTTCTCCAAATTAAGGGAAAGTGactactgtaaatcctctattaagcctcccCCCTCTAATAAGCAACCCCCTTTTCAGGCGAAGAAAATTAATGAGCCCGGCCCCTCCTCTACCCTccccttattattcttcacaaaTAAAtgagactgtattaatcaatcacaactgtaaaacatcatgtggactgatccaggatggtttatttaccaactggaagttcacATTCATTTTGATTCTTATCcttggctgcatgacctccaacccTCTTGTTCTTGAACAAACACCATCATCTTTTCTgaatcaaataagccccccatctCTATTAAGACCCCGGGGGgattaatagaggatttatggtataAGAAGTAACCAGACTTAAGCCTAAGACATCAATCACAAGGCCACATTTACAGGGCTGTGCTTTAGCAGAAACCCAGTGGCCCCTGACCGGCTCAACTCTTGCTCTCGGCCAACTAGAAAATGTTAGTTTTTTCAGACAAATCATAACATTCTACTGGTTTAGAGCACTGACATGGGTTCTctttaattttccttagagcacagacAAATAATATTGATTTACCAACCATGTTAGTGTTGACATGCCGTACATCCTCTGTTCCATCTTCCTCTTCCCACGGCATCTCACCCAGGGgatcatttaaaaaatttatcattgactgaaacaaataataattattattttatttattagcaAATTTACATAAAATCAAGCACACAGGAACACCATCTAGCGATTTTCAATTATTCAAAACTCAAATCTCTAATTATACTTAACAACTTCGACATCCaccattttctttatttattgatATTGATGTTTGTTGCATGTATGTTGCaaatcaaatttgatttcaggttaattttgatttaaactaGGTTGATTATCTTTTTCGCCTATAAAGCTACGgctataaaacaaaaatattgagaatcaacctaagtTTGAAAggtttaacctgaaatcaaatttgatcGGTAACAGATACATCACAATGTCGCAATAACATTACTCATTAATTTTTCCACTTAAGTTAtgtcttaaaaaaaacaacatgatACCAAGAAAAATCACCTTTACTGCAAATTTCCTATCATAATCTTTATTGAAGTTCCCAtctctgaaaaagaaaaaaaagtacagtgtGCTGAACTAACTGACAGGCTAGAGAGACAAACTGGCAAAATGAAACTGTTACAGACACTTGTATGAACAGactgagaaaaaaggaaattatgGCATAACTAGATTTGCACTTACTTGTAATGTTTTAACACGACTGGTTGTGGTGGAACTTTAAGCTTCTTGCACAACTTTTTGGCATCTTTGCTTTCCCTAAGAAAAGATGAATTTCTCTATTTCTTCTTATTTAATATGGGTTATTGGAATGGTAACAAGTCAACATATGATTTGGCTGAAGGATTTGTACGTCAGAAATGGTTTAGGACTGAGTAGATTAAGACTGAAGAATCTCCCTACAGACTGAATTTCAAATACggttattttgcattttgaagaGAAGGCCATGTCCCTGTCATTGTTATGTCATTTGTTGCCATTTTAACAAGTCTTAAGTCGCTGTTTCAAGGTTTTGTCACTTGTAAGAATTTTATCCTAACAGGGCCCAAGTTCTGGGTAGTGatatgtcatcagtatgaaatatCTGCACTAACATTCCTCAGATGTCATGTGGCAGTGAAACCAGTAGTGGTATTGagaatagcctgcgagcaagctctctggggcgCTTTACAACTGGGAGGGAAAAAGAAGGAGAGCCTGCAACTATGTTTcaggaatttgaatatctgcatcgagtcgatgcgaaatgctgattggagTTATGACATTAGTGATGATCTTTCTTGTGTTTTTCAGTGTGCGCATTCGCGCTTGTTTCTGCTTTGTGCAGATTGgcagaaatctgacagctcagtcacTGGGGAGCAACAGGGGAATTGGACGCacaattcaaattccagagacgtagttgcaagctgtCCTTCCTTTTTCCACCCCACTGCCAaagccccggagagcttgcacTCAGGCTATGTTGAGAAATGTCAGGCTGTCTTCTCAGGCTACACCCTTAATGCAACAACTCATATGTACAACTTACCCACAATTTACATGTGCTATTGTTCCTTTACCCTTCATTTCTTCGGCAACTTCCGCTAGAACATCAAACTTTTTTAAAGCATCACGCTCTgaaataaatattgtttaaattattgaATCATTTCTACCAGGCAGTTCTTATAAGAATAATTCACTGCATAAAAGTAATATTACAGATGTACTGTAATCTCATGCCCAATAATAACTTATGTGCACTTTGATTGGTTAATTTCGCAATTAAGTTACCCTTAGAAGATGAAGATATATGTTAtaaggtcaaaattatattcaggttaaaatttttaacctagggtgtttttctatttcctttgtctcctagccctaataaaatattattcaatcataaattagggctaggagacaaagaaaattaagaatCATCCCTAGGTTAAAGAATTTTAACCTGAATGTGATTTTGACCTGTAAGATATACATTAGGCAATTGCCTTCAActttcattaacttttttgcttCACCAgtttctctacatttttcagttcacttgtcttaaatttaGAGTTAACTCTTGCATGCATAAAGACACAGAACACTTTTTTGTAAATCGCCTATAACTTCTCTGGGCGGTGGTTTTTGTTGTCTGTTTTGTGAGTCCTTAACTTCCATGTCTTTGGCCAGTATTTGTCAGTATACAATCAACATTCCATAAATACttaccagggcccagttgttcaaaggccgattagcgcttaacacgaggttaaatttaacctcggtttcctttttcttatgttcaaaagtattttctcggataattttctctgttatttttagagcttcaaATCATcgacttgtagacaaaaagaattaaaactgaaatgctttttaatctttcaaatctgaattcaaatctctcactaaccctgggttatcttaacccagctttgaacaactcggcccaggtgTTAATGCTTTTTTGAGTTTGTCAGTCCAGTAATCATTATTGAAAAACATAATATGTATTtagtttaaaattaattaaattgaGATAAACTTGCttgtcaaacaaaaaaaatgaaataacataaaaattggTGAATATGTGGAAATATTGAAATTTGAatgagacaataataataaattattttcaggtTGACTAACCTGAAAACTCAGCCCCGGCTGATCAGGTAAAACAAGAGGGATCACAGCCACATATTTGCATCTATTTCAGTACAGTTTACATATTCTTGGTGTGCAACCACATGACAGggtggccatgttgggggtcaaaacaattacatttttttctcaaagaatttacatgaaaatagagtttagttcccagaggagagaaatgcttttgttcttgaccaccaacatagCCGCCGtaacgtcacgtgcaaaccagcaatatgaTTTATTTGATGTAATTAACAATCAAAATGAATATAGTACCTATGCCATTCCCTTTCTTAACTGGATAAGAACCATAATTAAAATGTTCATGCGTAATAATAAGGATTTAAGATCTTAATGAAGATTAACTTGTTTTTTTATAAAGGCTCCTTTCTTGAATAATCTGATAATAAATCAAATATCAAAAATCTTGTAGATATCGACTTGAACGCATTTTATCATCCAGCCGGGTTCAAATAATAATGTGCAAATATAAATGACTTCTGAAAGCCAGCTAAATCAATATCACCTTATCCAGCGAAAACAAGGaaatgaaaggaaacaaaagtgCTCCATAAAACTTCGAAACAGGAGAAGTCCAATTATAcaaaagctaaaagaaaagGGGTCAAGTTGCAtcgaaaatttattaaaatccaATCACTGTTTTGCATATGAACGGTGACCTACCACTCTGCGCAAACAAAACCAGTAAATTCGTGTGGgttctttgtaattttttgaacggttttatGTCGTTGACTTGAATTATGGAGCTCCTATCATATTTCTTCTTGGCTTGTAAGGATAGTCCGATAaactgtaagaaaaaaaaaaggaatttgagTCATGGAAAAGAGCAATCAacgcgttacatgcactagttaataaaaaaaaaatatattgtttccTTTCCGAGTAAAAGCGGATACCGAAAAGATACTTACAAATGTAAGAAAGAGCAGGCTGTTTAACCACGGCTTCTCCTTCGCCATATTTATGACACAGAAAAGTTCCGTGTTTACTATATAGATCACTGCGAGTACAAATTTctgaaaatacaaaaatctATGTTTTGCCACGTGTGACCCAGACGGCTAGTGCAATAGAAACGgacgtttttattggttattTAGAACAAAAGAAGCTATTATAAACCAATTAAAATTGCTCTTTTATTAATGAAGAATCAAAGAGACCATGAGCAAAAGTTCAGCGGACTTCCGAAAAATAATCGGAATATAAAAAGACCactgattggctgatttaagCGAGATTGACCAATAAGCGGATTTGATATGTATGGGGAACTAAGttgacaaaatggcggacgagaAGGAGGGTTTAGTTGGAAGTACAGTTCGTTCCGCCTCGTATAATGTCGTTCTGCAGGTTACTTTTAGAATCCTTACCTTCGTAATGAACGGTGTTCTTCTTCGTTTCACCACGAAAGATATGATCGGAATTGTGAACGTGCGATTAATGCTTCTCAACCAAACTATCGTGTTCGTTGCCAGAGAAGCTTTCCGAAAAGCTTGCCTTAGCAAGACGCAGGACAAGAATTGGGTTCAAGTGATCAATCTTCTTTGGTGTGTTTTCCCTCTCGGTGTAATTTTATCTTCCGTCCTTGGCTACGTTTGGCTGCTTCACCTAGAAGTACCCGATCCACAAAAGATTCCAAACTATCCGTTGGCTGTTCTCGCTTTCGCTGCAAGCGGCTCAATCGAACTTTTATCCGAACAACTGTGGGTGTTGGCCCAAGCCTTTGTGTTTTTACGCCTCAAAGTCATCATAGAAGGCATCGCAAACTTTGCCAGATGTGTGATTACTCTAGCTCTTGTAGTGCTCTTTCCAGATCTCggaattgtttcattttgcctGGCACAAATGGCTTTCTCAATATTATCCATGATTCTGTATTATGTATACTTTTTGTACTACATTCAAAACGTccccaaagaaaaggaaaccgcCATGGATGGCTTCCCTCTGAAATCGGTCCGTGACTTTTTCCCCAGAAGAATTCCTGGTTTGAGTGTCGTAAGTTGGGGTATGGTGCATCTTACGTGGAGCTTTTTTAAACAATCCTTCCTAAAGAAAATCTTGACCGAGGGGGAACGGTATATCATGACTCTGTTCAGAGTGTTAACGTTTTCTCAGCAGGGTATCTATGATGTTATTAACAACCTGGGCTCGTTAGTTGCCAGATGTGTTTTCATGCCCATTGAGGAAAGTTATTACACATTTTTTGCGCATACCTTGGTTCGTGGAAATTATGCTGATCAGCAAGCCGAAAAGTCAGCAAAAATGGCCTCTGAAATACTGGAAGTTGTACTAAAGTTTGTTGTTCTGGTTGGGATGACGTTTTTGGTATTTGGCTATGGTTATTCTTTTCTGTTGTTAGACATCTATGGTGGGTCAACCCTCAGCAGTGGAGAAGGTAgtttacttttttaatttcacaatttcttttatcctgtagaaaaaaaacaaataatttctttttttctgtaaaaataaacaaattattttaaagaagtgATAATGAATAAATTGTGCCAACTTTCCTCATTTGCAACCAGTGGCCAAATTGCAGAGGAACCAGAGAGGTGAGATTGGATGCTAGCATATTAAGATGCACCATACAGCTGCTTCAGTCAATGTTTGATTTCATCTCACCTGAGAATGGAGTTTACTAACAGCATACCTGTTagggactgttcgttatttatgcctAAGGGGGGGCCGGTGTTTAGAGTGGGGGGGTAAAATTTCCAAAGTCACTGAAAAAGGGGGGGTGTTTTTCTAAAGTAcaaataaggggggaggggtaagCTTTTAGAAACTGTTGTTTCAACACTTGTGTAGCCGTTTTGCAAAcatatttaaaaagttgaactcTGTATCGAGAATTCTATTTTAACACAAAGCGCCTGGTCTTTATAGTttgaaaagccaagaaaacaTGACATGGAGTAGCGTTATTTAAAGGTTCCAATATATATTAACTTATTAAAtccctttacatgcaatctgaTATTTAATAATAGCAAAACTGTCTCCAGTTTCAGGAGTACATCCTCGTGGTTCAATCCTTACAATGAACTCCTTACAAACTTTCCTACCGTTGACTTCTCTCTTAAATCTGATCTTTTCAGGGCCCACGTTAACACCGGCGCTGCAAATTTGCTTTCCTTATTTAGAGCTTCCATACTGTACGATCACAAATGACCTTGCAATGGATTTTGGTTTATCGGCAACCGGCCAGAACACGTGTTGTACGCAATTTCGCAATCGGAGGCACGTCAcgtcctgaggggaggggggtgggggtaggggggTTACATTTTGGGCCTGTCACATAAACGGGggggtaattttttaaaatacccacTTCTGGGGAGGGGTAAATTTTTCATATGCCTGAATTGCTTGAAAATCACCGACCCCCCCTTAGCcataaataacgaacagtcccttacgggtcaaatttgatttcaggttaactTTGATTTAACCTTGGtttattctcaatttcctttatttcctggccctaattcatgaatagttggggctaggagacaaaagaaattgagaatcaaccaaggttaaaaaaatttaacctgaaatcaaattttttcCTGTAATATACCCACCTCTTTATATCACCTAAAATTATCCTCAAGTGGATGCAacatatttagcaattattgaatgaggctgagtaggatatgaagaattctgcagatcgaggagggacaacaacagggttgtcattaagagtcgggggccggggattttccccggctactaagagagtggtccccggctacttttattgggaaatagaagaaaatagaaccaaaagaaatccctagccatttgattccccgcctacttgttgtgtttacccggcaacttgaaatcttagtgacaaccctgcaacaccctccaagatctgcataattcttcatatcctacaaaAGTCAAATTCAATACAtactttattattcattcaaactaatgcca
The sequence above is a segment of the Porites lutea chromosome 3, jaPorLute2.1, whole genome shotgun sequence genome. Coding sequences within it:
- the LOC140930367 gene encoding man(5)GlcNAc(2)-PP-dolichol translocation protein RFT1-like, coding for MADEKEGLVGSTVRSASYNVVLQVTFRILTFVMNGVLLRFTTKDMIGIVNVRLMLLNQTIVFVAREAFRKACLSKTQDKNWVQVINLLWCVFPLGVILSSVLGYVWLLHLEVPDPQKIPNYPLAVLAFAASGSIELLSEQLWVLAQAFVFLRLKVIIEGIANFARCVITLALVVLFPDLGIVSFCLAQMAFSILSMILYYVYFLYYIQNVPKEKETAMDGFPLKSVRDFFPRRIPGLSVVSWGMVHLTWSFFKQSFLKKILTEGERYIMTLFRVLTFSQQGIYDVINNLGSLVARCVFMPIEESYYTFFAHTLVRGNYADQQAEKSAKMASEILEVVLKFVVLVGMTFLVFGYGYSFLLLDIYGGSTLSSGEGPSLLQMYCLYVLIIAVNGMTECFMFAAMSKEDVDAYNYKMMVFSVIFLAASWYLTFLGSVGFVIANCLNMLLRIYHSLIFIHHYFKSTPHLKPLQGLVPSPLVLLAFAVSWVITATSETRLCCDHGWYYRILHIGVGGICLLTVAILVYIKEKTLVNFMLEHWLGLQKKKKDD